A window of the Phragmites australis chromosome 20, lpPhrAust1.1, whole genome shotgun sequence genome harbors these coding sequences:
- the LOC133902207 gene encoding probable xyloglucan glycosyltransferase 2 yields the protein MAPGLGLAYPWGRDVRRGRPVVVTMENPNYSVVEIDGPEAEALQAGMPMDKGRGRSAKQFTWVLLLRAHRAAGCLTSLAAVALALPAAVAKRFRRSAATEGPGRGRGWLLYRFIKGFLALSLLALALELVAYWKGWHFQRPNLTVPELHVPEVEEIQGWAHLAYLSWMSFRADYIRRPIEFLSKACILLFVIQSIDRLVLCLGCFWIKFKKIKPRIEGDPFRDGSVYLYPMVLVQIPMCNEKEVYEQSISAACQLDWPRDKFLIQVLDDSSDESIQMLIKAEVSKWSQQGVNIVYRHRVLRTGYKAGNLKSAMGCDYVKNYEFVAIFDADFQPSPDFLKKTIPHFEGNPELGLVQARWSFVNKDENLLTRLQNINLCFHFEVEQQVNGVFLSFFGFNGTAGVWRIQALEESGGWLERTTVEDMDIAVRAHLNGWKFIFLNDVKVLCELPESYEAYRKQQHRWHSGPMHLFRLCLPDIITAKISSWKKANLILLFFLLRKLILPFYSFTLFCVILPLTMFVPEAELPVWVICYVPVCISFLNILPSPRSFPFIVPYLLFENTMSVTKFNAMVSGLFKLGSSYEWIVTKKSGRSSELDLVTAAEKDTKGATLPQFQKQLPESGLIEINMRKEQHEKVLHDAKKANKIYKKELALSLLLLTAATRSLLSAQGIHFYFLLFQGVSFLLVGLDLIGEQIS from the exons ATGGCACCGGGCTTGGGGCTGGCGTACCCGTGGGGGAGAGATGTCCGGCGCggcaggccggtggtggtgACCATGGAGAACCCCAACTACTCGGTGGTGGAGATCGACGGGCCCGAGGCGGAGGCGCTCCAGGCTGGCATGCCCATGGACAAGGGCCGTGGCAGGAGCGCCAAGCAGTTCACCTGGGTGCTGCTCCTCCGCGCCCACCGCGCCGCCGGGTGCCTCACCTCGCTCGCCGCCGTCGCGTTGGCGCTGCCGGCCGCCGTTGCGAAGCGGTTCCGGCGGTCCGCCGCGACCGAGGGacccggccgcggccgcggctggCTGCTCTACAGGTTCATCAAGGGGTTCTTGGCGCTCTCCTTGCTCGCTCTCGCTTTGGAGCTGGTGGCCTACTGGAAGGGGTGGCACTTCCAGAGACCGAATTTGACTGTGCCTGAATTGCATGtgccggaggtggaggagaTTCAGGGTTGGGCGCACTTGGCGTACCTCTCCTGGATGTCGTTCCGAGCAGACTACATCCGGCGGCCGATCGAGTTCTTGTCGAAAGCTTGCATTTTGCTCTTTGTCATCCAATCGATTGACCGGCTTGTCTTGTGCTTGGGTTGCTTCTGGATTAAGTTCAAGAAGATCAAGCCAAGGATTGAAGGGGACCCATTCAGGGATGGTTCAGTGTATCTTTACCCAATGGTGCTTGTTCAAATTCCGATGTGCAACGAAAAGGAG GTTTACGAACAATCGATTTCAGCCGCCTGCCAGCTAGATTGGCCTAGAGATAAGTTTCTAATTCAGGTGCTCGATGATTCCAGCGATGAGAGCATTCAAATGCTGATCAAAGCAGAAGTTTCCAAGTGGAGCCAACAGGGTGTGAACATTGTCTACCGGCATCGGGTGTTGAGGaccgggtataaagctgggaaCCTCAAGTCTGCAATGGGCTGTGACTATGTCAAGAATTATGAGTTTGTTGCCATTTTTGACGCGGACTTCCAACCAAGCCCTGATTTTCTCAAGAAAACAATCCCACATTTTGAG GGGAATCCTGAACTTGGTTTGGTTCAAGCACGATGGAGCTTTGTGAACAAGGACGAGAACCTCTTGACACGCCTTCAAAATATCAACCTTTGCTTCCACTTTGAAGTAGAGCAGCAGGTCAATGGagtcttcttgagcttctttgGGTTCAACGGAACTGCCGGAGTTTGGAGGATCCAAGCTTTGGAAGAATCAGGAGGCTGGCTCGAGAGGACAACCGTAGAGGATATGGATATCGCTGTTCGAGCACACCTGAATGGATGGAAATTCATTTTCCTGAATGATGTGAAG gtcTTGTGTGAACTTCCAGAATCCTATGAGGCGTATCGAAAACAGCAACACCGGTGGCATTCTGGGCCAATGCACCTTTTCCGGCTGTGCCTTCCAGACATAATTACTGCCAAG ATATCCTCATGGAAGAAGGCAAATCTAATACTATTATTCTTTCTTTTGAGGAAGTTGATACTTCCTTTCTATTCTTTCACATTATTTTGTGTCATTCTTCCACTAACCATGTTCGTTCCTGAGGCCGAGTTGCCTGTGTGGGTTATCTGTTATGTGCCGGTTTGCATTTCCTTCCTGAATATTCTGCCATCACCAAGATCATTTCCTTTCATTGTACCATACCTCCTCTTTGAGAACACCATGTCGGTGACCAAGTTCAATGCAATGGTGTCTGGGTTGTTCAAACTTGGAAGCTCCTACGAATGGATTGTCACCAAGAAATCTGGTAGATCATCCGAATTAGATCTCGTCACAGCAGCAGAAAAGGATACAAAGGGCGCTACGCTTCCTCAGTTCCAGAAGCAATTACCTGAGAGTGGATTGATTGAGATCAATATGCGAAAGGAACAGCACGAGAAGGTGCTGCATGACGCGAAAAAAGCTAATAAGATCTACAAGAAGGAGCTtgctctctctctgctcctcctcactGCTGCAACTCGGAGCCTCTTGTCTGCTCAAGGGATTCATTTCTACTTCCTTCTCTTCCAGGGTGTGTCATTCCTTCTTGTTGGCCTTGATCTAATTGGAGAACAGATAAGCTGA